One Peromyscus leucopus breed LL Stock chromosome 4, UCI_PerLeu_2.1, whole genome shotgun sequence genomic region harbors:
- the LOC114704699 gene encoding mediator of RNA polymerase II transcription subunit 14-like, with the protein MAPVQLENHQLIPPGSGGGGGGGGGGGGGGGGSGGSGGSGGSGSASAPVPPPPGAAVAAAAAAAASPGYWLRTLIEFLLHRAYSELLVLTDLLPRKSDVDRKIEIVQFASRTRQLFVRLLALVKWANDAGKVEKCAMISSFLDQQAFLFVDTADRLASLARDALVHARLPSFAIPYAIDVLTTGSYPRLPTCIRDKIIPPDPITKIEKQATLHQLNQILRHRLVTTDLPPQLANLTVANGRVKFRVEGEFEATLTVMGDDPEVSWCLLKLEILVEDKETGDGRALVHSMQIDFIHQLVQSRLFADEKPLQDMYNCLHCFCLSLQLEVLHSQTLMLIRERWGDLVQVERYHAGKCLCLSVWNQQVLGRKTGTASVHKVTIKIDENDVSKPLQIFHDPPLPASDSKLVERAMKIDHLSIEKLLIDSVHARAHQKLQELKAILRSFNANENSSIETALPALIVPILEPSGNSECLHIFVDLHSGMFQLMLYGLDQATLEDMEKSVNDDMKRIIPWIQQLKFWLGQQRCKQSIKHLPTITTETLQLSNYSTHPIGNLSKNKLFIKLTRLPQYYIVVEMLEVPNKPTQLSYKYYFLSVSTADRQDSPVMALLLQQFKDNIQDLMSYTKTGKQIKAGTKHKLSDDPCPVECKKAKRSGEMCAFNKVLAHFVAMCDTNMPFVGLRLELSNLEIPHQGVQAEGAGFSHAIRLLTIPPCKGVNEQTQEALGRSLLDCTFRLQGRNNRTWVAELVFANCPLNGTSTKEQGPCRHVYLTYENLLSEPVGGRKVVEMFLNDWSSIARLYECVLEFARSLPDIPAHLNIFSEVRVYNYRKLILCYGATKGSSISIQWNSIHQKFHISLGTVGPNSGCSNCHNTILHQLQEMFNKTPNVVQLLQVLFDTQAPLNAINKLPTVPMLGLTQRTNTAHQCFSILPQSSTHIRLAFRNMYCIDIYCRSRGVVAIRDGAYSLFDNSKLVEGFYPAPGLKTFLNMFVDSSQDARRRSVNEDDNPPSPIGGDMMDSLISQLQPPQQQPFPKQPGTSGAYPLTSPPASCHNTVNQSPSMIHTQSPGTLDPSSPYTMVSPSGRAGNWPGSPQVSGPSPATRLPGMSPANPSLHSPVPDASHSPRAGTSSQTMPTNMPPPRKLPQRSWAASIPTILTHSALNILLLPSPTPGLVPGLAGSYLCSPLERFLGSVIMRRHLQRIIQQETLQLINSNEPGVIMFKTDALKCRVALSPKTNQTLQLKVTPENAGQWKPDELQVLEKFFETRVAGPPFKANTLIAFTKLLGAPTHILRDCVHIMKLELFPDQATQLKWNVQFCLTIPPSAPPIAPPGTPAVVLKSKMLFFLQLTQKTSVPPQEPVSIIVPIIYDMASGTTQQADIPRQQNSSVAVPMMVSNILKRFAEMNPPRQGECTMFAAVRDLMANLTLPLAGVHSHYCF; encoded by the exons ATGGCCCCAGTGCAGCTGGAGAACCACCagctgatccctccaggtagcggtggcggtggcggcggcggcggcggcggcggcggcggcggcggcggcagcggcggcagcggcggcagcggcggcagcggctcAGCGTCTGCCCCGGTTCCTCCGCCTCCAGGAgccgcggtggcggcggcagctgcGGCCGCGGCTAGCCCTGGTTACTGGCTTCGCACGCTCATCGAATTTCTCCTCCACCGGGCCTACTCGGAGCTCTTGGTATTGACGGACTTATTGCCAAGGAAATCTGACGTGGACAGGAAAATAGAAATTGTCCAGTTTGCTAGCCGGACACGTCAACTCTTCGTTCGATTATTAGCTTTAGTAAAGTGGGCTAATGACGCTGGCAAAGTTGAGAAGTGTGCGATGATCTCGAGCTTTTTAGATCAACAAGCTTTCTTGTTTGTGGACACTGCTGATCGCTTGGCCTCCTTAGCTAGAGATGCACTGGTCCATGCACGCCTGCCTAGTTTTGCTATCCCATATGCCATTGATGTGCTGACTACTGGCTCTTATCCACGACTGCCAACCTGCATCAGGGATAAAATTATTCCTCCAGACCCAATTACCAAAATTGAGAAACAAGCCACACTTCATCAGCTTAATCAAATTCTTAGACATAGGCTTGTAACAACAGATCTTCCTCCACAGCTAGCAAATCTTACAGTGGCAAATGGCCGTGTGAAGTTTCGAGTTGAAGGAGAATTTGAAGCAACTTTGACAGTAATGGGTGATGATCCAGAAGTTTCATGGTGCCTTCTCAAGCTAGAAATTCTAGTTGAGGATAAGGAAACAGGAGATGGCCGCGCTTTGGTTCATAGCATGCAAATCGACTTTATCCATCAGTTGGTGCAGTCTCGGCTCTTTGCGGATGAGAAACCTCTTCAGGACATGTACAACTGCCTACATTGTTTCTGCTTATCACTTCAATTAGAAGTGTTACATTCCCAGACTCTAATGTTAATCCGAGAGAGGTGGGGCGACCTTGTCCAGGTGGAAAGGTATCATGCCGGAAAgtgcctctgtctctcagtttGGAATCAGCAGGTTCTAGGGAGAAAAACAGGCACAGCATCAGTTCACAAAGTCACAATTAAAATCGATGAGAATGATGTCTCCAAGCCTTTACAGATCTTTCATGATCCTCCTTTGCCAGCTTCGGATTCTAAATTAGTAGAAAGAGCTATGAAGATTGACCACTTATCAATAGAAAAGCTCCTGATTGACAGTGTTCATGCAAGAGCCCATCAGAAGCTGCAGGAACTGAAGGCCATTCTTAGAAGCTTCAATGCTAATGAAAACTCTTCCATAGAGACTGCACTTCCAGCTCTTATTGTTCCCATCTTGGAGCCCAGTGGTAATTCGGAGTGCCTACACATTTTTGTAGATTTGCATTCTGGAATGTTCCAATTGATGCTTTATGGACTTGACCAGGCCACTCTGGAGGACATGGAAAAATCTGTGAATGATGACATGAAGCGAATCATCCCTTGGATACAGCAGCTTAAGTTTTGGCTTGGACAACAGCGCTGCAAACAATCTATAAAACATCTGCCTACAATAACCACTGAAACATTGCAGCTTTCCAACTATTCAACGCATCCCATTGGAAACCTTTCCAAGAATAAACTCTTTATTAAACTTACCCGTCTTCCACAGTACTACATTGTTGTGGAAATGCTTGAGGTTCCCAATAAGCCCACACAGCTATCGTACAAGTATTACTTCTTGTCTGTGAGTACTGCAGATCGTCAAGACAGCCCTGTCATGGCGCTGCTTCTGCAGCAATTCAAGGACAACATCCAGGACTTGATGTCCTATACAAAGACTGGGAAACAGATCAAAGCTGGTACCAAGCACAAGCTGTCTGATGACCCATGTCCAGTAGAATGCAAGAAAGCCAAACGATCAGGAGAAATGTGTGCCTTCAATAAAGTTCTAGCTCATTTTGTCGCTATGTGCGACACCAACATGCCATTTGTAGGACTTCGATTGGAGTTGTCCAACCTGGAGATCCCACATCAGGGAGTGCAAGCGGAAGGGGCTGGCTTCAGCCATGCGATTCGCCTATTAACAATTCCTCCCTGTAAGGGAGTAAATGAGCAAACTCAGGAGGCCCTGGGCCGCTCTCTCCTTGATTGCACTTTCCGATTACAAGGTAGAAATAACCGCACATGGGTGGCAGAGTTAGTATTTGCAAATTGTCCGCTTAATGGCACTTCCACCAAGGAGCAAG GACCATGCCGGCATGTTTACCtgacatatgaaaatctgttatCTGAACCTGTTGGTGGTAGAAAAGTAGTTGAAATGTTTCTTAATGACTGGAGTAGCATTGCCAGATTATATGAATGTGTGTTAGAATTTGCTCGTTCTCTACCAGACATACCTGCTCATCTGAATATTTTCTCAGAAGTTCGTGTTTATAATTATCGGAAACTTATCTTGTGTTATGGAGCCACCAAAGGAAGCTCAATTAGTATCCAGTGGAATTCCATTCATCAGAAATTTCATATTTCGTTGGGAACAGTTGGCCCAAACTCAGGTTGCAGTAACTGTCACAATACCATTCTCCATCAACTTCAGGAAATGTTCAACAAAACACCCAATGTGGTTCAGTTGTTACAGGTGTTATTTGATACTCAAGCACCATTAAATGCCATCAACAAACTCCCTACTGTGCCAATGTTGGGCTTGACTCAGAGAACTAACACTGCCCACCAGTGTTTCTCCATTCTCCCACAGTCGTCCACCCACATCAGACTGGCCTTCAGGAACATGTACTGCATTGACATATACTGCCGTAGTCGAGGTGTTGTGGCAATACGGGATGGGGCCTATAGTCTTTTTGATAACAGCAAGTTAGTTGAAGGCTTCTATCCTGCACCAGGATTAAAGACGTTCCTGAATATGTTTGTTGACAGCAGTCAGGATGCTCGGAGAAGATCTGTAAATGAGGATGATAACCCCCCTTCTCCTATAGGAGGTGATATGATGGACTCTTTAATATCACAGCTCCAGCCACCTCAGCAACAGCCATTTCCAAAGCAGCCAGGAACTTCAGGCGCTTACCCTCTTACTTCACCCCCTGCATCCTGTCACAACACAGTTAATCAGTCCCCCTCTATGATCCACACACAGTCTCCAGGAACCCTTGACCCTAGTTCTCCATACACTATGGTGTCACCAAGTGGACGAGCaggaaactggcctgggtctccTCAAGTGTCTGGACCCTCACCAGCAACCCGTTTGCCTGGAATGTCACCAGCCAACccatctctccattctcctgtCCCAGATGCTTCTCATTCCCCTCGAGCTGGCACAAGCTCCCAGACAATGCCAACCAACATGCCTCCACCTCGCAAACTACCTCAGCGCTCCTGGGCAGCATCCATACCCACCATCCTCACTCACAGTGCCTTGAACATCTTACTGCTCCCCTCTCCAACACCAGGCCTTGTGCCTGGCCTGGCAGGCAGTTACCTTTGTTCCCCGCTGGAGAGGTTCCTTGGGTCTGTCATCATGAGACGACACCTTCAAAGAATTATTCAACAGGAAACGTTGCAGCTGATCAATTCCAACGAACCTGGTGTAATCATGTTCAAGACAGATGCCCTGAAATGCAGAGTAGCCCTTAGTCCCAAAACCAACCAGACCCTTCAGCTAAAAGTGACACCTGAAAATGCAGGACAGTGGAAACCTGATGAGCTTCAAGTTTTGGAGAAATTCTTTGAGACAAGAGTCGCAGGACCACCATTTAAAGCCAACACACTTATAGCCTTCACCAAGCTGTTGGGAGCACCAACGCACATCCTCCGTGACTGTGTGCATATTATGAAGTTGGAGCTGTTCCCAGACCAGGCAACACAGCTAAAATGGAATGTCCAATTTTGCCTCACCATCCCTCCCAGCGCGCCACCGATTGCACCTCCTGGGACACCAGCTGTGGTGCTGAAATCCAAAATGCTGTTTTTCCTTCAACTAACTCAGAAAACATCAGTCCCTCCCCAAGAACCTGTTAGTATAATAGTTCCAATCATTTATGACATGGCTTCAGGTACCACCCAGCAGGCAGACATTCCCAGACAGCAgaactcttctgttgctgtgccCATGATGGTCAGCAACATTCTGAAGAGGT